ttttaaaataaacgTTCGATCATGTCGTTATCGGTGACGTCACAAACGTTTccgcggggggggggttgcataaCTGCAGACTAGCATTAGCTTTAGCTGCATTAGCTCCACTGTGTGGACAGATGTGGACTCATCGCGTTCAGTGGGACCGTTTAtacccccccgggggggggcaggttgtGGAGCTAGCACCACTGTGCTAGCTACAGCTAGCCTGTTTGTAAGCCCTTACTATGTGGCGCGTGTTAGCATGCCGTTAGCCTAGCCTGCTAAGACGGGAGCCGTCAGGTAGTTCCACCTGTCCCCCGGTGGACGCGCAGCACGTGACGACAGCAGCTACATGACGTCACGCTTGCGTCATTTTAGCCCGGAAGCCCCCGCTGAGCTCGGGTCGCCACCGGGGGCCTGTCCGTTAGCCCGGAACTGTTTCCTGACGGGAAACGGAGCGGCGGAACCTTCAGAGCAGGAACGCGACCGGAAGTGACCGAGAACTCTGTGACACCTGCGCTCAAACACGTTTATGACTGTTAGCAATAATAATGACGTAATGACGTCGTAACGACTTTAATGACGTTTCTCATGAATAAGTTTTTTGTGCTTCAGTGTCTCATGTTGGTCTGGTGTCGTCACGTGTTACCGCTTTACTCTATGACTGTGTTACGCTCACGCTTTACTCTATGACTGTGTTACGCTCACGCTTTACTCTATGACTCTGTGTTACGCTCACGGTTTACTCTATGACTCTGTGTTACGCTCACGGTTTACTCTATGACTCTGTGTTACGCTCACGGTCGTACGTTGGTCCTCAGTCTGGAATGTGACGGGCCCCTCCTTGGAGCTCTGCAGACGGatcaggatgaagaggagccGGAACCTCAGCACCAGTGAAGACTCGGACAATGGAAGTAAGCAGACCCACTCACGTCAGTGCTGGGGTCAGTGCTGGGGTCAGTGCTGGGGTCAGTGCTGGGGTCAGTGCTGGGGTCAGAGCTGGGGTCAGTGCTGGGGTCACACTGACCACTCTGATGTCTCTCCAGGTAGCTCCACCTGTTGGTCCCAGCATTCCTCACAGCCCAGGAGGGGGGTGGGCCAGAAACCGTCTGAGGTACGTCTGGACCAGCGTGATGTTCTGGGGGGTTTTGGTGGCGTTCCCTCTGACCCTCAGCTGTCCTGGTCCTGCAGGTCTTCAGGACGGATCTGATCACGGCCATGAAGGTTCACGACTCGCACCAGCTGAGCACCGACGACTACTACGTGCTGGCCGACCCCTGGAGGCAGGAGTGGGAGAAGGGCGTCCAGGTGCCCGTCAGCCCCCAGGCCATCCCCCAGCCCGTCACCAGGTGAGACCCCCCAGCAGGGCCACACGGTCACAGGTCCAGGTTCAGCAAGTAAAGCGTGTTCAGGAAGTAGACGTGTCCCGTGTGGTCAGGGTGGTGGCGGACCGGGGGAAGGAGGTGATGTTCGTCAGACCCAAGAAGCTGATCCGGACGTCGGGCGCCGAGGCGCTGGGATACGTGGACATCAGGACGCTGGCGGAGGGAACGTGTCGCTACGACCTGAACGAGGAGGACGTGGCCTGGCTGCACCTCGCCAACCAGGAGTTCACCGACACGGGTGAGTCACAGCACACAGGGGCGAGTCACAGCACACAGGGGCGAGTCACAGCACACAGGGGCGAGTCACAGCACACAGGGGCGAGTCACAGCACACAGGGGCGAGTCACAGCACACAGGGGCGAGTCAGGTTCAGACACAGGTGAGTCtgacccctgcccccccccagccatgcCCCTGCTTGACGAGACGACCATGGAGCGGGTGATGGAGGAGTTCGAGCgcagttgccatgacaacatgaCGCACGCCATGGAGACGGAGGAGGGGCTGGGCATCGAGTACGATGAGGACGTGGTGTGTGACGTGTGCCGCTCGCCCGACGGCGAGGACAACAACGAGATGGTGTTCTGTGACAAGTGCAACGTCTGCGTGCACCAGGTGAGGGGGCGACGCCCGGCCACGCCCACAGGCTctgtaacaggaagtgacctctgacctcctttCAGGCGTGTTACGGCATCCAGAAAGTCCCGACGGGCAGCTGGCTGTGTCGCACCTGCGCCCTGGGCATCCTGCCCCGCTGCCAGCTGTGCCCCCACAAGGGCGGCGCCATGAAGCCCACCCGCAGCGGGACAAAGTGGGTCCACGTCAGCTGCGCCCTGTGGATCCCAGAGGTGAACCTCCGTCTGTCTGCTCGTCTGTCTGCTGGGTGACGAAGCACCTGGCGTGacacctgtgacctctgacctgcaggTGAGCATCGGGAACCCGGAGAAGATGGAACCCATCACCAACGTGTCCCAGATCCCCGGGACCAGGTGGGCTCTGGTCTGCTGCCTGTGCAAGGAGAAGATGGGGGCGTGTATCCAGGTAGGGCTGGTGGGCGTGGTCGCCGCGCCTCTGGTTAGCCGTTGGTCGGTTGTCTGTGTGGTTCTACCTGCTGATTGGCCGGTGTCTGTGGTTCTGCCTGCTGATTGGCCGGTGTCTGTGGTTCTGCCTGCTGATTGGCCGGTGTCTCAGTGCTCAGCCAGACTGTGCCGGACGGCGTTCCACGTGACGTGTGGGCTCCACGCCGGTCTGGAGATGAACACGCTCCTCACGGATGACGACGAGGTCAAGTTCAAGTCCTACTGCCCCCAGCACTCCCGACGGGTGGGTGCCACGCCCGGGGGGCCGGACTCGGACGGCGAGGAGCGGTCGGACGCCGCTGGGGAGGCGGCGGGCAGACGGAGAGGCCGGGCAAGGGGCGGGGAGGAAGCTTCCCCCCCCTACGGGCTGCAGCAGGACCAGAGGGTGAACCAGAGGAAGCTGCGGCTGGAGGCCCTGGAGGAGGACTTCCCCCGCTTcgtgggggtggaggaggtgagccGGCGCCTGAAGCTGCCGGCCGACGCCGTGGACTTCCTGTTCCAGTACTGGAAGCTGAAGCGGAAAGCCAACTTCAACCAGCCGctgctcacccccccccaggacGAGGAGGACGGCCTCGCCCGGCGTGAGCAGGAGGTGCTGCGGCGCCGCCTGACGCTCTTCACACACCTGAGGCAGGACCTGGAGCGGGTGGGTGTCCCCTCCCCCACACGCTGCGATGTGTTAGCATCACGTGTTGTCTCACCCTGCTGTCCCCCCCAGGTGCGGAACCTGACCTACATGGTGACCCGACGGGAGAAGATGAAGCGCTCCCTGTGGAGGCTCCAGGAGCAGATCTTCCACCAGCAGGTGGGGCTGCTGGACCAGCAGCTGCTGTCAGGTGAGCAGGCCACGCCCACGCCGTCCTGATGGACACGCCCACGCGCAGAGAAGCATCTGAGGTTCTCTTGTTTGTCTCAGGTGACCCCCCAGTGAAGGACCTGGACCACCTGTTCTCTCTGTACCTGTCCCCCCTTCAGGGCCCCCAGCCGCGCCCCTCCTTGGGCCCCATGGGGCTGAGGGCCAAACGGGGGCCTCTGAAGCCGGACAAACAGAGGAGCGGCGTGTCCAGCCCCCCCAGGAAGGACGACCTGagcagagaacccagagagtgCGTGTCTGCCGACCCCCCCAGCGCTGACACACGGCCCCAGAGCACTGACCCCCCTGTGGGCGTGACGGCGCCTCACACAGACGTCCTGAGGCCTGAGGGCAGGAGGGGCAGCAAGAGGGAGGCGGGGCCTGACCAGGAGGGCCGGGGGCGGCGGAAGCGAGACGACGCCCACGAACACGAGGAGAgcacgaggaagaggaggggcgaGGGGGCGGAGCTGAAGAGCCGCCTGGCGTCCCGACACCTGGACAAGACCGTGTCCATCCGGCTGGTGGACATCAGGAGCGCCGACGAGCTCCTCCCCCGGCAGGGGACACCCCGGGGCAGCGCCGTCTCCCTGGACATGGACCTGAAGCTCAACAAGGCCCCCGGCTGGCTGAAGAAGAGCCCCGCCCACGGCTCGCACACGCCCAGCAGGTCTGGCGCTGCTCACCTGAGGGGCTGGGGGAAGTTCAGGATCCCCAAAAGGAGCGACCGGGAGGAGCAGCCGCGCCGGCCCCCCCCGTCGTCCTGCCCCAGGACGCGGCTCCGCGTGGGGGCAGAGGGCGACGGCGACCTGGAGCCCTGCCTGAAGCGATGCCACTCCCACCAGCTGAGGGGAGACTCCGCCCTCGGGCAGCGCTACGGCAGTGACATCATCCGCCGCGGCGTGTTGGCGTCCTGATGGAGACGAATgtctgtgggcggagcctggaaTAAAGATAGagctgatatttattttttattgtaacatAATGTAAATCTGGAAATGCCGACTTTATTTTCTGctagtttttattttccttaaaGTAGAAAGATGTCAAGTGGCCACTGAAACGCTGACTCAGCGATTTACCCGTGGAGCAGCGAGGAGGGCGGAGCCTGTGGGACCAGAAGCTGATTGGCTCGTCCATCCTGCCAGCAGCGAGCGTCATGATGAACCGCAGGACCACGCCCTGTGGGCGGAGCCCGCTCCCCTCATGCCTGAAGCGTTTGCACTAGAGGACGGCACCGGTGTGGCGTGAGGCACCGGTGACCAGTCAGCCACCGGTGCCTCACGTGAGCGTCGCTGTACTGCTGATATGCAAATgaagtttgttttgtgttcaagAATAAAGTTTCTGACTGATCAATGACTGGATCAGGACTGATTGATCACACGCGTGTTGGGCCACCTTTTATTGCAGATTGAACAGACGTGATCTGGCATCGGGAACAAGTTAGAAAACGTATTTACAATAGAGGCGTTGCTATGACGACATACATTATGTACACGTTAGTCTGCTAACAGTAGTTACTGACCTACACGCTTCACTTCTACAGGTTACAGTGCTTAAAACAACGGCTGCACCTCAGCCACGCCCAGGGGCGTGGCCCGCCACGGCCCCTTCACACGCCCTGGGACAAAGCAACACTACACAGGTGCAGCCGAACAGAACGCTCCTGGTTCACCCACAGGAGACAAACCAGCTGCCTTCAAACCAAACCTGAAGCTaaagtgacctctgacctcagcctgtgggcggagccagggaCACCAGTAATGACAGGTGAAATGTGACACCTCCAGTGTGGGAAACCCTTCCATCGCCCATGGGGTGTTCAGTACGGTGGCCTGTCGGGACATTCCACCTCACAGCAGGTCTGATTTAAGTGTTGGAGTTCTTTCTCCTTGAATCTGTCCTGACAGTAAAGGTGAAACAGATTCAGTCCCTCTGGAAAAATAAACTGATCAAAAGGTTTCAACAAACTTTTCCAAcggccctgaacgcaccacctGAGGGGTTTGTCCCTCAGAGGCCCCCGTACCCCCCCGCCGTGCTTCAGGCGTCAGCCGGTGTGAAGCTATCAAACGTAGGTgtgaaagcccccccccccccccgtgttgCTCCACGGTCCCGTCGGCCCCCAGCCCCCCAGTAGTGTTTTACTTTACGTTCCGGGCGCCGCGTCGCCCAAACAAAACCGCTAgacgagcaaaaaaaaaatctactgttACGTCACCTACGCTACAAagagaaggtcaaaggtcgtgaCCCTGTGGCGTGGGGTCCATATGACTCTACGTATGCACACTGTACAGGAGAGGAGTCATCTCAGGCGCctgactgaccccccccccccacggcctCAGTgtagacagaaataaatgctccCAGCTGGGGGGGCGGCGCCACTCCCTGATGGAGGAGGGTTCCAGTGATCCGATTGGCTCTGACATGGCGGGGGTGTGTTCGTGGGCGTGGAGCAGGGGTCCACTGGTTTGGTCTTCTGGCTCTGAGGGGTCAAAGTTCACGCCAGACCAGCTGCTTTCCTCCTGGTGGTCTTATTCTGGGCCCCCGACTTCCTGGAGCCCCTGGGGCGGCTGGTGACGCCGGGGGCCACGTCGGGGGCGGGGCCCTGGTCCGAGCCGGCCGTGGCATCGGACTCGTCGTGCTCCTGACAGCACAGCTGTCCAGT
The Antennarius striatus isolate MH-2024 chromosome 17, ASM4005453v1, whole genome shotgun sequence genome window above contains:
- the jade1 gene encoding protein Jade-1 isoform X3 encodes the protein MCVECGSSRTHGSTRLHRVRSPAALLWNVTGPSLELCRRIRMKRSRNLSTSEDSDNGSSSTCWSQHSSQPRRGVGQKPSEVFRTDLITAMKVHDSHQLSTDDYYVLADPWRQEWEKGVQVPVSPQAIPQPVTRVVADRGKEVMFVRPKKLIRTSGAEALGYVDIRTLAEGTCRYDLNEEDVAWLHLANQEFTDTAMPLLDETTMERVMEEFERSCHDNMTHAMETEEGLGIEYDEDVVCDVCRSPDGEDNNEMVFCDKCNVCVHQACYGIQKVPTGSWLCRTCALGILPRCQLCPHKGGAMKPTRSGTKWVHVSCALWIPEVSIGNPEKMEPITNVSQIPGTRWALVCCLCKEKMGACIQCSARLCRTAFHVTCGLHAGLEMNTLLTDDDEVKFKSYCPQHSRRVGATPGGPDSDGEERSDAAGEAAGRRRGRARGGEEASPPYGLQQDQRVNQRKLRLEALEEDFPRFVGVEEVSRRLKLPADAVDFLFQYWKLKRKANFNQPLLTPPQDEEDGLARREQEVLRRRLTLFTHLRQDLERVRNLTYMVTRREKMKRSLWRLQEQIFHQQVGLLDQQLLSGDPPVKDLDHLFSLYLSPLQGPQPRPSLGPMGLRAKRGPLKPDKQRSGVSSPPRKDDLSREPRECVSADPPSADTRPQSTDPPVGVTAPHTDVLRPEGRRGSKREAGPDQEGRGRRKRDDAHEHEESTRKRRGEGAELKSRLASRHLDKTVSIRLVDIRSADELLPRQGTPRGSAVSLDMDLKLNKAPGWLKKSPAHGSHTPSRSGAAHLRGWGKFRIPKRSDREEQPRRPPPSSCPRTRLRVGAEGDGDLEPCLKRCHSHQLRGDSALGQRYGSDIIRRGVLAS
- the jade1 gene encoding protein Jade-1 isoform X2, which produces MKRSRNLSTSEDSDNGSSSTCWSQHSSQPRRGVGQKPSEVFRTDLITAMKVHDSHQLSTDDYYVLADPWRQEWEKGVQVPVSPQAIPQPVTRVVADRGKEVMFVRPKKLIRTSGAEALGYVDIRTLAEGTCRYDLNEEDVAWLHLANQEFTDTAMPLLDETTMERVMEEFERSCHDNMTHAMETEEGLGIEYDEDVVCDVCRSPDGEDNNEMVFCDKCNVCVHQACYGIQKVPTGSWLCRTCALGILPRCQLCPHKGGAMKPTRSGTKWVHVSCALWIPEVSIGNPEKMEPITNVSQIPGTRWALVCCLCKEKMGACIQVGLVGVVAAPLVSRWSVVCVVLPADWPVSVVLPADWPVSVVLPADWPVSQCSARLCRTAFHVTCGLHAGLEMNTLLTDDDEVKFKSYCPQHSRRVGATPGGPDSDGEERSDAAGEAAGRRRGRARGGEEASPPYGLQQDQRVNQRKLRLEALEEDFPRFVGVEEVSRRLKLPADAVDFLFQYWKLKRKANFNQPLLTPPQDEEDGLARREQEVLRRRLTLFTHLRQDLERVRNLTYMVTRREKMKRSLWRLQEQIFHQQVGLLDQQLLSGDPPVKDLDHLFSLYLSPLQGPQPRPSLGPMGLRAKRGPLKPDKQRSGVSSPPRKDDLSREPRECVSADPPSADTRPQSTDPPVGVTAPHTDVLRPEGRRGSKREAGPDQEGRGRRKRDDAHEHEESTRKRRGEGAELKSRLASRHLDKTVSIRLVDIRSADELLPRQGTPRGSAVSLDMDLKLNKAPGWLKKSPAHGSHTPSRSGAAHLRGWGKFRIPKRSDREEQPRRPPPSSCPRTRLRVGAEGDGDLEPCLKRCHSHQLRGDSALGQRYGSDIIRRGVLAS
- the jade1 gene encoding protein Jade-1 isoform X1; translated protein: MCVECGSSRTHGSTRLHRVRSPAALLWNVTGPSLELCRRIRMKRSRNLSTSEDSDNGSSSTCWSQHSSQPRRGVGQKPSEVFRTDLITAMKVHDSHQLSTDDYYVLADPWRQEWEKGVQVPVSPQAIPQPVTRVVADRGKEVMFVRPKKLIRTSGAEALGYVDIRTLAEGTCRYDLNEEDVAWLHLANQEFTDTAMPLLDETTMERVMEEFERSCHDNMTHAMETEEGLGIEYDEDVVCDVCRSPDGEDNNEMVFCDKCNVCVHQACYGIQKVPTGSWLCRTCALGILPRCQLCPHKGGAMKPTRSGTKWVHVSCALWIPEVSIGNPEKMEPITNVSQIPGTRWALVCCLCKEKMGACIQVGLVGVVAAPLVSRWSVVCVVLPADWPVSVVLPADWPVSVVLPADWPVSQCSARLCRTAFHVTCGLHAGLEMNTLLTDDDEVKFKSYCPQHSRRVGATPGGPDSDGEERSDAAGEAAGRRRGRARGGEEASPPYGLQQDQRVNQRKLRLEALEEDFPRFVGVEEVSRRLKLPADAVDFLFQYWKLKRKANFNQPLLTPPQDEEDGLARREQEVLRRRLTLFTHLRQDLERVRNLTYMVTRREKMKRSLWRLQEQIFHQQVGLLDQQLLSGDPPVKDLDHLFSLYLSPLQGPQPRPSLGPMGLRAKRGPLKPDKQRSGVSSPPRKDDLSREPRECVSADPPSADTRPQSTDPPVGVTAPHTDVLRPEGRRGSKREAGPDQEGRGRRKRDDAHEHEESTRKRRGEGAELKSRLASRHLDKTVSIRLVDIRSADELLPRQGTPRGSAVSLDMDLKLNKAPGWLKKSPAHGSHTPSRSGAAHLRGWGKFRIPKRSDREEQPRRPPPSSCPRTRLRVGAEGDGDLEPCLKRCHSHQLRGDSALGQRYGSDIIRRGVLAS